The genomic window ACCGCTGCATGATACACAGCTTTAGCAGCAGTTTCTCCCCATGTAAAAGGTCCATGACCGGCCACTAAAACCATGGGAGTATGCAAATAATTACGCGTTTGAAAACAGTTTATTATTTGATTGCCGGTTGCAATCTCATAATCGCCAGCAACACTCTCGGCATCCAATAATTCAGCGCAAGGAATATCTTCAGTAAGAAAATCAGCATGAGTAGTGCCATAAATTGGAATAGCACTAGAGGTTTGTGCCCAACCGGTTGCATAGGGTGAATGGGTGTGAACAATGCCGCCTATACCAGTAAACCTACGATAAAGAATAATATGAGTCTTAGTATCCGAAGAAGGACGCAAGTCCCCTTCGACGATATTGCCATCGAGATCTACGACTACTATATCATTAGCAGAAAGTTGCTTATAGGCAACCCCACTTGGCTTAATTGCCAAAACTGCTTTTTCAGCATCAAATGCTGAAGCGTTACCAAATGTATAGATAGCTAGCTTTTGTTGCAGAATTTCCATATTAGCCAAATATGCTAGCTCCTTTAATTCGCTATATGGTGTTTGCATTAAAACTCCTGATAACCGCCAAAATTGTTAGCGAGACAAGCGATAAGCCATATCGTTTAAAAATAATTCCTGCTTTAACTCACGAATTTTTGTTTCACTATTAATAGAGATAAGCTCGATGCCGACCATGGTGGCATAGTCTTCAATTATCTTGGGATCGAGCGCCTGTGCAAAACTCGCATGATGCGATCCTCCTGATAATATCCAAGCCTGACATCCCTGTTTGAAATCAGGCCGTGGACGCCATAAGGCGTATGCCACCGGTAACTTAGGCATGGGATGCTGTGGGGCCACGACATCGAGCTCTCCCATAATGAGACGCATACGTCCACCCATATCAATTAAACTCACATTAATAGCCGACCCTAGTGCTGCCGCAAAAATTAAACGGCATGGATCTTTTTTACCCCCTATACCTAATGGATGTATTTCAAGTGCAGGACGCTCAGCCGCAATAGATGGACATACCTCAAGCATATGTGCACCGAGTACTAGTTCATCATTCGGTACCAAGTGATAGGTATAATCCTCCATAAATGATACACCGCCAGATAACCCTTGAGACATAACTTTCATAGCACGTACTAAAGCCGCAGTTTTCCAATCACCCTCAGCCCCAAAACCATAACCTGCAGCCATTAAACGTTGGCATGCTAGGCCTGGCAATTGTTCGAGTCCATATAAATCTTCAAACGTTGTCGTGAAGGCTTTAAAATTACCTTCATTAAGAAAAGTTTGTAGACCAATTTCTTGCCGAGCCGACTCGCGCAACTCTTGATGACGCTCAGCATTTTTTTGCAGTATTGGCATTAAATTGTATTGTGACTCATACTGTTCAATAACTGTAGTAATATCACTCTCACTTACGGCTTTAATGTGTTCGACTAAATCACTTACCCCATAGCCATTAATCGACCAGCCAAGTTGAATCTGCGCTTCAACACGATCACCACCGGTAACTGCAACATCGCGCATATTCATTCCACCTATACGAGCAATTTTAAGTTTTTGCCCATCGGCATAAGCTAGTGCTGCTCGCATCCAATTATCTAACTCATATGCAACATCATCATCACGCCAATGGCCAACTATTACCTTTCGCCTCTGACGTAATCGTGCACTGATAAAACCAAACTCGCGGTCACCATGAGCCGACTGATTTAAATTCATAAAATCCATATCGATTTTGTCCCAAGGTATCTCGCGATGATACTGGGTATGTAGATGAGCAAATGGTTTTTTTAGCTGCACTAAACCTGCGATCCACATCTTTGCGGGTGAAAAAGTATGCATCCAGGCAATGATGCCTATACAGTCAGCATTTGCATTGGCTTCAAGGCATGCAGCCTTAATACTTTCTGAATTAGTAAGTATATTTTTGCATACTATTTTAATCGGTAGTTCAACATTGCTATTAAAATAGTTAACTATCTCATTAGCATTGGTTGAAACTTGCTTTAAAGTTTCATCACCATATAAATGTTGAGTACCCGTGAGCAACCAAACTTCAGTACAATTAAGCTCTTTTTTAGACATTACTCATTCACCTGTATGATACTATATATAGCATTACCTGTTGTTTTTCGCCTAAATAGTTTAGCTCTTGTCAATATAATCTTGTTCAATGTATGTACCCATTTTTTCATACTTTCTATATAGTTTGTCATAAATATTAATATTTGCGACATTGGGTTGATAGATAGTTTGCTTTTTGCAGACCATAGCTTTTTGTGCTTCTTCAACACAGGGATAAAGACCTGCTGCTGTAGCAGCAAACATCGCGGCACCTAATGCAACTGATTGCTCTCCACTTGGTACTATAACTTTAAGATTCAGCACATCAGCTAAAACCTGCATAGCAAAAGAACTTTTAGTAGCCACTCCACCAATTGCGATAACATCATCAATTCGCACGCCAGCTTTTTTAAAACGAGAAGTAATAGCCCTAGATCCATATGCGGTAGCTTCAACTAAGCTTTTAAAGATTCGTGGAGCATCAGTACCTAATGATATGCCACATATAGCTCCTTTAAGACGATGATTGGCGTCAGGTGTACGACGACCATTCATCCAATCAATAGAGACTAGAGTATTTTCTTGCAGGTCAAGCGATTGCGCACATGCTTCTAAATCTACAAGTATACGCTTGCTAAGCGTATCACTTATTGTCTGCTGTGTTACGCTATCAGTAATAGCTAATGAAGGAAGAACTTCTTTTAAAGGCCACTCTAAAATATTTTTAAACCATGCGTAAACATCACCGAAAGCCGATTGTCCGGCTTCATACCCAATCATACCTGGTATAATTGAACCGTCAACCTGGCCACATATACCAGGAACAAAAATTTCACTTTCACCGGCGGGTGGTTTAGGCGTTACAAGCATGTCACAAGTGCTAGTACCTATAACCTTAAGCAGACTATGTGGACCTATACCCCCACCAACTGCACCCATATGTGCATCAAAAGCACCAACTGCAACAATGACATCATTAGCAAGTCCGAGCTTGTCAGCCCAAGTTCTGCAAATAATTGCAAATGGCTGATCAGCAGTATATGTCTGGGTACCGAAGGTAGATACCAATTTAGGAAAACTAGGATGCAGTTTTGCTAAAAAATCATTTGCTGGATAGCCATTAAATTCTTTGTGCCACAAAGCTTTATGACCAGCAGCACAACGACTACGTTTGATTTGATTTATATCCGATATACCAGTAAGTACCATCGGAATCCAATCACAATGTTCAATCAATGTAACCGCGGTTTTTTCTATCGCTTTGTCTATATTAAAAATATGAAGAGCTTTTGCCCAAAACCATTCGGCAGAATATAAACCACCAACGTATTTTAAATAATCACAAGGTTGCCAATTACCGACGAGTTCATTGATTAATTCAGCTTCAACGACTGCCGTGTGGTCTTTCCAAAGCATAAACATAGCATTAGGGTTCTCGCTGAAGGCAGGTAAGAGGGCGAGTGGTTGTCCCTGCCCATCAGCGAGCACCGGCGTTGATCCTGTTGTATCAACTGCAATACCTTTAATTTTATTAGTTACAGCTTTACCCGCCTGTTTCAATGCAGACTTAACCGATACCTCCATACTTTCAAGATAATCATATGGATGTTGTCGAAATTGATTTACGCTGGCATCACAATAAAGACCTGTTGACCAACGTGGATAATTTGAGACAGAAATACTAACAATTGTTCCATCATGAGCGTCAACAATAACAGTTCTGGCCGAATCAGTGCCAAAATCAATACCCACCACATATGCTTCATCGGCCATTAAAACACCTTGCAGTAGATTGCCTAGCAACTGTGAACGTTCACATTAAATTTTCTGGGACTGTGAACGTTCACATTCAAGTTGTCAAGAAGCAAATTATCCTATTTACAAAAAAATACTCACATGAGAGCCACTTGCAAAAGTCAATGGAATTAATAATTATAATAACAATAACGTCATTACCACGAAAGCCTCGTATCCGTAAATGTCCCGCAAAAACAATATGTTATGGACTCTAAGCTTTCGCGAGAGTGGCGAGGAAAAGGCTATTGTGTGACTTTTACAAGTGGCTCATGAAACAATGATTGCGCCGTATTTAAAAAAATATTCTTATTGTTTATACAGTTTAAATATGTTCAAGGTACTGTCATTTCTTAGATATTAAGAGTAAGTATCCAACTTGATAAATTTTATTTTTTAATTATTTATGAATTTAAAAACAAAAAATAAAAAAAACAAAATTTTTAAACGACGAGCTGCCGGAATAGTTGACGTCGCCAAATTAGCTGGTGTTTCATATCAAACGGTATCTCGTGTCATTAACCATAGTTCTCAAGTTCGACTTGAAACTCGCGAGCGTGTTCTTGCTGCTATTACAAAGCTTGATTATCATCCTAGCTTGGCTGCTCAGGCACTCGTCACTGGACGCTCTCGCACTTTAGGTGTGGTCAGCTTTGATACAACACTATATGGACCAGCCTCGACATTACTTGGTATTGAACAAGCTGCACATGAAGCCGGATATCACGTCGGCATCGCAAGTCTGCAGGCGCAAACTCGTGAATCAGTAGCGCTGGCGATTTTGCGCTTACGTAGCCAGGGTGTAGATGGCATTGTAGTTATTACCCCACAAAAACCCGCCGTCACAGCTTTGCAAAACTTGTCAATCGATATTCCCATTGTTGCTGTTGAAGCTGGACCTAATGACTCCGTACCTGTAGTTGCAGTTGATCAATTTGGTGGCGCTTTTATTGCAACTAGATATTTGCTTGAACTTGGGCATCACACTGTCTGGCATATTAGTGGACCTTCAGATTGGCTAGAAGCCGAACAGCGTATTGATGGTTGGCGTCAAGCACTAACTGATGCTGGCGC from Deltaproteobacteria bacterium includes these protein-coding regions:
- a CDS encoding ribulokinase; this encodes MADEAYVVGIDFGTDSARTVIVDAHDGTIVSISVSNYPRWSTGLYCDASVNQFRQHPYDYLESMEVSVKSALKQAGKAVTNKIKGIAVDTTGSTPVLADGQGQPLALLPAFSENPNAMFMLWKDHTAVVEAELINELVGNWQPCDYLKYVGGLYSAEWFWAKALHIFNIDKAIEKTAVTLIEHCDWIPMVLTGISDINQIKRSRCAAGHKALWHKEFNGYPANDFLAKLHPSFPKLVSTFGTQTYTADQPFAIICRTWADKLGLANDVIVAVGAFDAHMGAVGGGIGPHSLLKVIGTSTCDMLVTPKPPAGESEIFVPGICGQVDGSIIPGMIGYEAGQSAFGDVYAWFKNILEWPLKEVLPSLAITDSVTQQTISDTLSKRILVDLEACAQSLDLQENTLVSIDWMNGRRTPDANHRLKGAICGISLGTDAPRIFKSLVEATAYGSRAITSRFKKAGVRIDDVIAIGGVATKSSFAMQVLADVLNLKVIVPSGEQSVALGAAMFAATAAGLYPCVEEAQKAMVCKKQTIYQPNVANINIYDKLYRKYEKMGTYIEQDYIDKS
- the araA gene encoding L-arabinose isomerase; the encoded protein is MSKKELNCTEVWLLTGTQHLYGDETLKQVSTNANEIVNYFNSNVELPIKIVCKNILTNSESIKAACLEANANADCIGIIAWMHTFSPAKMWIAGLVQLKKPFAHLHTQYHREIPWDKIDMDFMNLNQSAHGDREFGFISARLRQRRKVIVGHWRDDDVAYELDNWMRAALAYADGQKLKIARIGGMNMRDVAVTGGDRVEAQIQLGWSINGYGVSDLVEHIKAVSESDITTVIEQYESQYNLMPILQKNAERHQELRESARQEIGLQTFLNEGNFKAFTTTFEDLYGLEQLPGLACQRLMAAGYGFGAEGDWKTAALVRAMKVMSQGLSGGVSFMEDYTYHLVPNDELVLGAHMLEVCPSIAAERPALEIHPLGIGGKKDPCRLIFAAALGSAINVSLIDMGGRMRLIMGELDVVAPQHPMPKLPVAYALWRPRPDFKQGCQAWILSGGSHHASFAQALDPKIIEDYATMVGIELISINSETKIRELKQELFLNDMAYRLSR
- a CDS encoding LacI family DNA-binding transcriptional regulator, which produces MNLKTKNKKNKIFKRRAAGIVDVAKLAGVSYQTVSRVINHSSQVRLETRERVLAAITKLDYHPSLAAQALVTGRSRTLGVVSFDTTLYGPASTLLGIEQAAHEAGYHVGIASLQAQTRESVALAILRLRSQGVDGIVVITPQKPAVTALQNLSIDIPIVAVEAGPNDSVPVVAVDQFGGAFIATRYLLELGHHTVWHISGPSDWLEAEQRIDGWRQALTDAGAPIPRLWRGDWSPRSAYEIGQQLIQQPNVTAVFVSNDQMALGLLHLLYEANRHIPQDISIIGFDDIPEAAYFTPPLTTVRQNFTELGRRCLKILVDQIENGERSYSRTVVPTEFIIRRSCTTPKNSNGY
- the araD gene encoding L-ribulose-5-phosphate 4-epimerase AraD — protein: MQTPYSELKELAYLANMEILQQKLAIYTFGNASAFDAEKAVLAIKPSGVAYKQLSANDIVVVDLDGNIVEGDLRPSSDTKTHIILYRRFTGIGGIVHTHSPYATGWAQTSSAIPIYGTTHADFLTEDIPCAELLDAESVAGDYEIATGNQIINCFQTRNYLHTPMVLVAGHGPFTWGETAAKAVYHAAVLEELAKMAFITRTLVPQTQRLPEYIIKKHFNRKHGKEAYYGQL